From the Quercus lobata isolate SW786 unplaced genomic scaffold, ValleyOak3.0 Primary Assembly Scq3eQI_201, whole genome shotgun sequence genome, the window taacaattataaaaataaaaaatcataaaaaataacacatatctctcttaaatttaaaaataacaatttttaaggagatataattgtatgagtaagaaatttcctaaaataaatgttaagtttcagtctaatgttataactaacaaccaaactaatgaataagtttagttattacattacaacacattttattcctaataataaagattacaatttctGTCGTAATCTCCATTCAGTGTACTAAACGTACcctaaattaatgaaataaaataatcataGCTTGTCTAGAACTTAGACCGGATATGGTTGACAACATTTTTATCCACCTGGAAGGCCTTAGCTAAAACGTCACTAGGAATGTCAGGCTTGGACCCAAACACTGAATTGGCAATTGGGATAAAACCAGGGTTTTGACTGCTTGCAGCAGCAATGGCGGCGGCACTTGTTTTACCAACATTTCTTTGATAGTGGATGAGACCAATTGGGAATACGAACACATCACCCTTCTGTAGCACCTTTGTGATAAGACGGTTTGGAGGAGTAGATGTAACAAACCCAACTTCAAGGCTACCTTCCAAGACTGTTAAGATTTCGGTGGCACGAGGGTGAATGTGGGGAGCGTTGATACCCCCTGGTGCGTAGTCAAAACGGAGGAGGGAAATGCCAAGAGTGTTAAGTCCTGGTATTTGTGCAGAGGCCACGCTTAACCCTTCAGGGTTTGATGTGTTGCCTGCTATATGAAGTCCACTGCTTGAAAAATCATTGGCTACAACCGTCTTAGGATCCTTGCAAGCCAAACCATTTAGGAGCACTGCCACCAACCACCACATTTGCAAATAAGAAACATGAAAGCCATACTATTTAAAGATAATGATTTTTCTCGCATAACTTTCTCACAACTTATTTCACACGGTTGTATATATTCCTTTTCtatgttttaaacttttaaatcagaaaatcttttattaaataCTACTTATTATTGCATACTACATACAcactttattttgaaattatgttttaaaatcATGATTTTAATTTATGTGGTAGTGTGTGTAAGGTGAGTATATAACAAGTAGTGTGTCActgtcattacttttttaaaaatgcatACATTATGTGTACAATTGTGAATATCGTGGTGCGAGCGGGTGAAAAGGAGTTTGAACAAATATTTATGGAGCTACTGCTATTAACCTTATAGGGTGAAATTTTCAGTAGAAGTATACAGGTTTAAGGCTCATATTGTACCTGGACTATTTGTATCCGCAACACAGAAATCTTGGAGAGGGCTAGGATCAGATGCCGATGCAGCAAGGAAAAATAAAGCTAGA encodes:
- the LOC115973177 gene encoding putative germin-like protein 2-1, whose amino-acid sequence is MASPILFFGLLALFFLAASASDPSPLQDFCVADTNSPVLLNGLACKDPKTVVANDFSSSGLHIAGNTSNPEGLSVASAQIPGLNTLGISLLRFDYAPGGINAPHIHPRATEILTVLEGSLEVGFVTSTPPNRLITKVLQKGDVFVFPIGLIHYQRNVGKTSAAAIAAASSQNPGFIPIANSVFGSKPDIPSDVLAKAFQVDKNVVNHIRSKF